The following is a genomic window from Microtus pennsylvanicus isolate mMicPen1 chromosome 3, mMicPen1.hap1, whole genome shotgun sequence.
GGACAGACGTGAGAGTGGAGAAAACGCTCAAGGAAGACAGGGAGacaagagaagacagacagacagacagtctgaCTGATCCTTCGGGAGAAGCCCAAGATCTTGGCTAGAGTAGCCATGTCTTCTAAACACCGAGGCCCCCAGAGCACAGGCAGCACCATCATGACGTTCTGCCCAACCATGAGCGAATTTTCAGATTTCCGCAAGTATATAGCCTACGTGGAATCCCAGGGGGCACACCGAGCTGGACTGGCCAAGGTCATCCCACCCAAGGAGTGGAGAGCCCGGCAGTCCTACGAGGACGTCAGTGACATGGTAATAGGCACTCCCCTGCAGCAAGTGGTGTCTGGCCGCGCAGGTGTCTTCACTCAATTCCATAAGAAGAAGAAAGCCATGACAGTGGGGCAGTACCGTGACCTGGCCAACAGCAAAAAATACCGGACCCCGCCACATGTGAATTTTGAAGATCTGGAGAGAAAATACTGGAAGAATCGGTACTTTGGGTCGCCAATTTACGGTGCAGATGTCAGCGGCTCCCTGTTTGACGAGAACACTCAACATTGGAACGTGGGACACCTGGGAAGCCTTTTGGACCTCTTGAAGCAGGAATGCGGCATTGTGATCGAGGGCGTCAACACGCCCTACCTGTACTTTGGCATGTGGAAGACCACCTTCGCGTGGCATACGGAGGACATGGACCTGTACAGCATCAACTACCTGCACTTTGGGCAGCCCAAGACGTGGTACGCGGTGCCCCCCGAGCATGGCCGGCGCCTGGAGCACCTGGCCAGACAGCTGTTCCCGGGCAGCTCCCAGGGCTGCCAGGCCTTCATGAGGCACAAGGTGGCACTCATCTCCCCCACTGTGCTCAAGGAGAATGGTATCCCGTTTGCACGCATGACCCAGGAGGCTGGGGAATTCATGGTCACCTTTCCCTATGGCTATCACGCTGGCTTCAATCACGGATTCAACTGCGCAGAGGCCATCAATTTTGCCACCCCGAGGTGGATCGACTATGGGAAGGTGGCGACTCAGTGCAGCTGTGGGGAGGCCAGGGTGAGCTTCCCAATGGATGTCTTTGTGTGCACCTTGCAGCCTGAGAGATCTGAGCTGATGAGGTCTGAGCATCAGGAAGCAGTGGACTCCCTGGAGGTCACCTCACTCCCCGGGCAGGAACTGACCCTTGGGACCTGCACACAGGTTCAGGGGACATCTACTTTGATATGTAGGCGTTCCCATCTGGGACCGCTCAAGAGGCTGGTAGGCAGAGACCGCAACCGCTGTCCTTACACTAAGGTGGTCTCTGGGTACCCATGCCTTTCAGTGCCTCAAATCCACTGTGATGGTGAGAAGATGGGACAAGCCCCTACTGCGGCCTCTGTGATCCCTGTGGAAGCTGCTGATGCAAAAGCCGTGGACCATTCCCAACATTCATAGGCCTGTGGGAACTTGGCTCGGAGCCCCAAATGTCCCTGCCACTCACGAAGATGGATTTGAAATAAGCAGACACAGGTTCACAGGTCTCCTGAGGCCACCAACAGAAATTTTTAGTTATTTGACAATTGAGCCTTCATGTGACCATTGATTTGAACCTCCCACAAGCTGGATTccacaggaagagaaaacagtTTCAGGGGCACCCAACATGGTTCCgaacatgtgtgcctgtgcctgtgacGGGCTCATATGACACTATCTTCAGAGCACTGTGGTCATATCTGCATCAGAACATCTGGAAGGACCTGCAAGTGACCCCCAGATGAGCGCGCTGACTGTTGACCAGGTTCTGGCCTAGAAGCAGGGCAGGcgggaggagagacagatggaggcTGCTCCCTCCTGTATTTTCCAGGCATTTACTTGTAATTCTGCTGTTCTGGGCTAATTGTCTCATGGTCTCAGGGGCTGCTAGAGAGACTGCAGTGTGGGAGGTTAGCACAAGGGGAGGGCCTCTATACCTGGGGGTTTTAAGTGATGTGTTGTCAAGACCAGGTTGACTTGGCTCCTTCTTGTTTGTcactccctccctgtgctctgtAAGCAGACCCAATAAAGATGTTAGTTGTCCCGACTGAAGTGTGCTTGATCATTTGGTTTGTGTTTGGGATGCTATAATGGAGGGTGGAGGTTATGTCTCCCCAGGGCAGGAtttcttcttccctgccccctccagctccagggtgctGTGAACTTCACTTGGACCAGCACTGGGTGGAGCTGAGACTCTGAGACCCATTCCCAGTACCACCTGGGTGGGGGTTTTGTTCCTTCTCCCTGTTGGCTCAGTTGGAGAGGGGtgagggagacagagtcagatgagTTTCCCCATGAACAGAGTCCAGAGACTAGTTTAGGGGTGCAGAGTTGATGTATTGTGTATCTTCAGTAGTTTACATGCATGCGTTACCCAATCAGAGGATTGGAATTTAGCACATTTTGGCCACTAGTTTTGGCCACAATGAATTAATCTTAAAGGTAACATTAAGAATGGTAAAGCAATCAGGGCTTGGtctcacacacctttaatcccaatacttggaaggcagagattgagtcaggaggaactctgtgagtttgaggccacacaGAATTTGACACAGAaattccctgtctcaaaaaagtaaaaaacaaacaatcagccaaccaaacaaacaaacagaaaagggaaagtaaTCCTCTATGGTATATCACTTGGTTTGTCTTTCTGGTCAATTTTGGAAAATTCCTTCTGGAAAATGACTGGTGGTTTCTAAGATTCATTGCTGGCCTGAAACTATAGAGATGTTGATACATTGTAGCTGTCTGGACATTCATCTAATCCATGTTCTTGCCCTAACCATGACTTGTTCCCATCATCTTGGTAAGGAAGGGTTTCCTCTCTGTGCTTGTCCCTACTGGTGTTAGGCTTCTGGTGAGATTGTTTCATTTTACTCCTCTGTGTTTTATTGGTATTTTATATTGGTATTAATTCACCAGGTTCCTCAAGTTAAACGACTAACCATTTCTTGTGTGTCAGAGGGGGCCTGGAACACATTCAGAGGATAGACGGACTTTGAACTCCTCATgctccagcttcctcctcctaagTCATTAAGTTTCTCGAGAATTcaatcttctttgttttttctttccctcaagAACTGAAATGTTCTAAGAATGATGGGGATAGAAAAGAAGAATTtcagatcaaaggcacagaaagatATTCAAAGAAATCATAGGAGAAAATATTCCCAACCAAAAGTaggacatgcctatgaagatGCAAGAAATGTACAGAATACCAAGTACACTGGAGGAAAAAAATATGCTGAAAGACACTGTCTCGTGAGAATTAAAATCCTTATGCTTTTACATCAACTATGTTGTTAGAGTGGTCGCTTGGGGTGACTCTTCCTCAGTGATTGAACTTCAGGGTGCATCAGAACCtattccctatgatgggatgccatgctcagccttgatgaaggggagaggaccttggtcctgcctcaacttcataTACCATGCCACTGGAGGCTTTACTCTTTTtaaatggagatggaagaggagtggatgggggtcaGACAGAAAGGAGGTGGTcggggggagaggagagcaggaagggg
Proteins encoded in this region:
- the LOC142846869 gene encoding lysine-specific demethylase 4D-like, coding for MSSKHRGPQSTGSTIMTFCPTMSEFSDFRKYIAYVESQGAHRAGLAKVIPPKEWRARQSYEDVSDMVIGTPLQQVVSGRAGVFTQFHKKKKAMTVGQYRDLANSKKYRTPPHVNFEDLERKYWKNRYFGSPIYGADVSGSLFDENTQHWNVGHLGSLLDLLKQECGIVIEGVNTPYLYFGMWKTTFAWHTEDMDLYSINYLHFGQPKTWYAVPPEHGRRLEHLARQLFPGSSQGCQAFMRHKVALISPTVLKENGIPFARMTQEAGEFMVTFPYGYHAGFNHGFNCAEAINFATPRWIDYGKVATQCSCGEARVSFPMDVFVCTLQPERSELMRSEHQEAVDSLEVTSLPGQELTLGTCTQVQGTSTLICRRSHLGPLKRLVGRDRNRCPYTKVVSGYPCLSVPQIHCDGEKMGQAPTAASVIPVEAADAKAVDHSQHS